The window TCTATAGTGCAGACATTGGCTTTGGATGTGGAAATAATATCGGCGATCTGTTGCTGGGTCAGCCCCTGTTTCCGGTACCTGAGAACCTCCATCTGACGATCAGTAAGCAGCCCATCTTTCATGGAAAATAGTATTCCGGTAGAACTTAAACACTTTTCGTTAACTCAGGTATACTGAGGACTTATGACCAGGCTGACTGCAGCAGAATATCGCCGGGCAGAGAAAACGAATTCTGGATTTTTTCGACGTAAAATGACATTTCAAAATGTTTATATGAATACTAGGCCATAATATCGTGTTATAACAAATCGAGGTGAAAATAGATGGTTGTTAAAGTAGGAGTTGCCAAGCTCGGCAACATCGCAAGTGGTGTAATGGCAGAACTGCTTCTCGATGAGAGAGCAGACCGTGAAGACATGCAGACATTCATGGCGACCAGCGGCACAAAACTCGAGCCGGCTGATGTTGACCGTGTTGTTTCCAACCTGAAGGCATACAAACCTGACTTCTGTATTGTTGTCTCCCCCAACGGGGTTCTCCCCGGCCCAACCGGTGCCCGCGAACAGCTCGCAGCAGCAGGTATCCCGGTCATCATCATCACTGATGATGTAACCACCAAGAAGGAATGGGAAGGAGTCAAGGCAAGCACTTTCGGCTACATTATCATGAAGGCAGACTCCATGATTGGTGCCCGCAGAGAGTTCCTTGACCCCACCGAGATGGCCGACTTCAACGGCAACCTTGTGAAAGTGCTGGCACTTACCGGTGCATTCCGCAAGATGCAGCTTGCTATTGATCTGGTCATCGACCAGGTGAAGGCAGGAAAGAAGGGCGCAGAACTTGTGCTCCCCAAGATCGTCATGACCACCGACAAGGCAGTCGACGGCGAATTTACCAACAACTATGCACTCGCAAAGGCACGCGCTGCCCACGAGATTGCAATGGCCGTTGCAGGACAGAACGTCAAGGGCTGCTTCATGACCAAGGAATGGGAGAAATACATCCCCATAGTTGCCAGCGCTCACGAAATGATGAGATGCGCAGCAGCACTCTGCGATGAAGCCCGCGAGATCGAGAAGGCCGGCGACAGCATTATGCGCAAGCCCCACAAGAAAGACGGCACACTCGTCTGCAAGAACAAACTCGTTGCAAAATTCGAGTAAATTTATTTTATTTTTTCTCTTTTTTGTAGAATTTTCCCAGGTCTTCGGGAAGCGTCATTATTACTGGTTCCAAGTGGAGCCGTTCCATGAAGGCGGAATCACTTGTTGATGAAGGGTTGGGATTGATCCGGGAAATCATGGAGCAGAACGCCCGGAATCCGTGATCATTGCCCGTCTTGTCAAAAAATAGCGACATATTGAACGCATGGGTTCCCAGTTCCCGGTATAATGCGATGATCTCGAGGATCCCCTGCGCTATAAGATCAACGTAACTTTCCAGTCCATCAAGCGTGGAGATGGGCAGGATTCCCCGTACCTCGCGCTCGCCCAGGGGAACCGCATGGGCAGACCAGAGAATCTCATCACCGAACAGGTACCGGTCGGTGGTTTTTTCCTGCTCCCTCACCGCATCCCAGTAGTTCCTGCCTTGTGTTTTTCGGTACTGCTCACTTGCGGAAAGATAGAGATCTACAATATGTGATGGGCGGGAATCTGACAAACCCTGCATATGAGGATGGACCAGACTCGCCCCTGCGGATGGCAAAAAGTTCCAGTTGATGCTGGGGTAGCCATCTACTGGCCGGAGTGCCTCGATCTGGGAGAGAAGGGCATCAACAACGTGTTGCCTGCTGAAGGTGACGACCGCATGTTCACGGGTCATAACCGTTACCACATGGCCTTCCCCGAAAGGAAAAAGGTTGGGAAACGTGACGCTTTCACCGCGGATGATCCGGGTGCCATCGGGAAATGTTGGGGTTACTGTCATTACTGTATCACGGCAGAACGGGCAACCCTCCGCATTTGATGGCAGGTATAATGCCTGATCGATCTGTCGCTTTAGACGGCCCGGACTGATCCTGCACCGGAGGCCGGTGAGATGCTCCCCACGATACTGTAACGTGCCCCTGCCGGTGACAACTTCCCTTACCGAAAACATGCCTGTTCAGGATTATATTTCCGACAGGATCTGATAGTCGTTTGCACTTGAGCCGTTAAGTCCACCCGCTGGTTCCGCGGTCTGATCGCACTGCCGTCAATCGCTTTCCTAT of the Methanomicrobiales archaeon HGW-Methanomicrobiales-1 genome contains:
- a CDS encoding galactose-1-phosphate uridylyltransferase, translating into MFSVREVVTGRGTLQYRGEHLTGLRCRISPGRLKRQIDQALYLPSNAEGCPFCRDTVMTVTPTFPDGTRIIRGESVTFPNLFPFGEGHVVTVMTREHAVVTFSRQHVVDALLSQIEALRPVDGYPSINWNFLPSAGASLVHPHMQGLSDSRPSHIVDLYLSASEQYRKTQGRNYWDAVREQEKTTDRYLFGDEILWSAHAVPLGEREVRGILPISTLDGLESYVDLIAQGILEIIALYRELGTHAFNMSLFFDKTGNDHGFRAFCSMISRINPNPSSTSDSAFMERLHLEPVIMTLPEDLGKFYKKEKK
- a CDS encoding methylenetetrahydromethanopterin dehydrogenase, with the protein product MVVKVGVAKLGNIASGVMAELLLDERADREDMQTFMATSGTKLEPADVDRVVSNLKAYKPDFCIVVSPNGVLPGPTGAREQLAAAGIPVIIITDDVTTKKEWEGVKASTFGYIIMKADSMIGARREFLDPTEMADFNGNLVKVLALTGAFRKMQLAIDLVIDQVKAGKKGAELVLPKIVMTTDKAVDGEFTNNYALAKARAAHEIAMAVAGQNVKGCFMTKEWEKYIPIVASAHEMMRCAAALCDEAREIEKAGDSIMRKPHKKDGTLVCKNKLVAKFE